The Pseudomonas parafulva genome includes a window with the following:
- the dsbG gene encoding thiol:disulfide interchange protein DsbG → MRLPALLPLTVCLLASPALYAEDLPKAVQQLQSKGAVIKGSFDAPNGLRGYAAEYQNNPLALYLTPDGKHVLVGSLFDEQGQDLSAAPLEKLVYGPMTQAFWQKMEKSAWIADGKADAPRKVYLFSDPNCPYCNMFWEQARPWVESGKVQLRHIMVGIIREDSPGKSAALLAAKDPAKALQQHEKAGRASTLKALDKVPDDVQQKLAANMALMQEMGLQATPAIFYQDREGKVHSQQGAPRPEMLGTILGKR, encoded by the coding sequence ATGCGACTGCCTGCACTCCTCCCGCTCACCGTTTGCTTGCTTGCCAGCCCTGCCCTGTATGCCGAAGACCTGCCCAAGGCGGTCCAGCAATTGCAAAGCAAGGGCGCCGTGATCAAGGGCAGCTTCGATGCGCCCAACGGCCTGCGCGGCTATGCCGCCGAGTATCAGAACAACCCCCTGGCCTTGTACCTCACTCCTGACGGCAAGCACGTGCTGGTGGGCAGCCTGTTCGACGAACAGGGCCAGGACCTGAGCGCCGCTCCACTGGAGAAGCTGGTGTACGGCCCCATGACCCAGGCGTTCTGGCAAAAGATGGAAAAGTCTGCCTGGATCGCCGACGGCAAGGCTGATGCACCGCGCAAGGTCTACCTGTTCAGCGACCCCAACTGCCCGTATTGCAACATGTTCTGGGAGCAGGCCCGGCCATGGGTGGAATCGGGCAAGGTGCAGCTGCGCCACATCATGGTCGGTATCATCCGTGAGGACAGCCCAGGTAAGTCGGCAGCACTGCTGGCCGCGAAGGACCCCGCCAAGGCCCTGCAGCAGCACGAGAAAGCCGGCCGGGCGAGCACCCTCAAGGCTTTGGACAAAGTGCCAGACGACGTGCAGCAGAAGCTCGCCGCCAACATGGCCCTGATGCAGGAGATGGGGCTGCAGGCCACACCTGCGATCTTCTATCAGGACAGGGAAGGCAAGGTGCATAGCCAGCAAGGGGCGCCACGGCCGGAAATGCTAGGGACGATTTTGGGTAAGCGGTAA
- a CDS encoding TlpA disulfide reductase family protein produces MLTVTLGPLTMALNHLVLLCALGIASVVGWWVARRGGESPESALFNLFLIGLLCARIGFVVAYWSMYRGDLLQVIDIRDGGFLLWPGLVGISLAAVWQGWRRPGLRRPLGWALFSGALFWGLASFGSHLYSKGTELPAITLRDAAGESVALQSYRGKPLVINIWATWCPPCRREMPVLQQAQGEYPHVTFLFVNQGETPENVSTFLATTGLSLTHVLFDGTGLLAQRVGSMALPTTLFYDEGGRLLGSHLGELSRASLRHALESYERATTPEPAAQGH; encoded by the coding sequence ATGCTGACCGTGACCCTGGGACCACTGACCATGGCCCTGAACCATCTGGTGCTGCTGTGTGCCCTGGGCATCGCCAGCGTGGTTGGCTGGTGGGTGGCAAGGCGTGGCGGCGAGAGCCCCGAGTCCGCGCTGTTCAATCTGTTTCTGATCGGCCTGTTGTGCGCGCGGATCGGTTTTGTCGTGGCGTACTGGTCGATGTACCGAGGCGATCTGCTCCAGGTCATCGATATCCGCGACGGCGGTTTTCTGCTCTGGCCTGGGCTTGTGGGCATCAGCCTGGCCGCTGTGTGGCAAGGCTGGCGGCGCCCTGGCCTGCGCAGGCCATTGGGCTGGGCGCTGTTCAGCGGCGCCTTGTTCTGGGGGTTGGCCAGCTTTGGTAGCCATCTGTACAGCAAGGGGACCGAACTGCCTGCGATCACCCTACGCGACGCTGCAGGCGAGTCAGTGGCGTTGCAAAGCTATCGGGGCAAGCCGCTGGTGATCAATATCTGGGCAACCTGGTGCCCGCCCTGCCGTCGGGAAATGCCTGTGCTGCAACAGGCGCAAGGCGAGTATCCCCATGTGACGTTCCTGTTCGTCAACCAGGGCGAGACACCTGAAAACGTCAGCACGTTCCTGGCCACCACCGGCTTGAGCCTGACCCACGTGCTGTTCGACGGCACTGGCCTGCTGGCCCAGCGCGTCGGCTCCATGGCCCTGCCTACCACCCTGTTCTACGACGAGGGCGGCCGCCTGCTCGGCAGCCACTTGGGCGAGCTGTCGCGCGCCAGCCTGCGTCACGCCCTGGAATCCTACGAACGGGCCACCACGCCCGAACCTGCCGCACAAGGACATTGA
- the dsbD gene encoding protein-disulfide reductase DsbD translates to MRVLLLLLMVLLAGPAQANPFATKPDFLPVEQAFVLTHDRQADGSTRLYFLIQPGYYLYQKRLKFDGLPKAQHPPLPAGINHHDEFFGDSTVYREQLELTVPPGAQGQLRLGWQGCADAGLCYPPQTTLIDLGGEASVAALEAEQASDQALASGLQHGNLAWGLLAFFGLGLLLAFTPCSLPMLPILAGLVLGNGASARRGWLLAGTYVLSMALVYAALGVVAALLGASLQAWLQQPWLLGSLAALFVLLALPMFGAFELQLPAALRDRLDRAGQGTRGGNLYGAALLGVLSGLLLGPCMTAPLAGALLYIAQSGDVLQGALVLFSLGLGMGVPLLLIVTLGNRFLPRPGAWMNLVKGIFGFVFLAMALYTVRSLLPASLLLALSGAWLIALGWTAWPALQRLPALRIAPLLATLWGGLLLIGAAAGGSDLWQPLRPFAGGTAVATASPAHDAFVTVSTPEALQRELDAAKSRNQWVLLDYYADWCVACKVMETQVFSRSDVQAELAGVHLLRLDVTTDTPASKALLQRYQVPGPPTLIWLGPEGQERRARRITGEVDAATFLQQWTLTRSQG, encoded by the coding sequence ATGCGCGTTCTTTTGCTGTTACTGATGGTGCTGCTGGCTGGCCCAGCGCAGGCCAACCCATTCGCCACCAAGCCTGACTTTCTGCCCGTCGAACAGGCTTTCGTGCTGACCCATGACCGTCAGGCCGACGGCTCTACCCGCCTGTATTTCCTGATTCAGCCGGGCTACTACCTGTACCAGAAACGCCTGAAGTTCGACGGGCTACCCAAGGCCCAGCATCCACCCCTGCCTGCGGGCATCAATCACCACGACGAATTTTTCGGCGACAGTACCGTCTACCGCGAACAGCTTGAGCTGACAGTGCCGCCCGGCGCGCAGGGGCAGTTGCGTCTTGGCTGGCAAGGCTGCGCCGATGCGGGCCTGTGCTACCCCCCGCAGACGACGCTGATCGACCTAGGCGGCGAAGCCTCGGTCGCCGCCCTGGAAGCTGAACAGGCCAGCGATCAGGCGTTGGCCAGCGGCCTGCAGCACGGCAACCTGGCCTGGGGCCTGCTGGCCTTTTTCGGCCTGGGCCTGCTGCTGGCCTTTACGCCCTGTTCGTTGCCGATGCTGCCAATTCTCGCCGGGCTGGTGCTGGGCAATGGTGCCAGTGCACGGCGCGGCTGGCTGCTGGCTGGCACTTACGTGCTGAGCATGGCCCTGGTGTATGCCGCCTTGGGTGTGGTGGCCGCGCTACTGGGCGCCAGCTTGCAGGCCTGGTTGCAACAACCCTGGTTGCTGGGCAGCCTGGCCGCGTTGTTCGTGTTGTTGGCCCTGCCCATGTTCGGCGCCTTCGAACTGCAATTGCCCGCTGCCCTGCGCGACCGCCTGGACCGCGCCGGCCAGGGCACGCGCGGTGGCAATCTGTATGGCGCCGCGTTGCTGGGCGTGTTGTCCGGGCTGCTGCTGGGCCCCTGCATGACCGCGCCGCTGGCCGGGGCTTTGTTGTATATCGCCCAGAGCGGCGACGTGCTCCAGGGGGCGCTGGTGCTGTTCAGCCTGGGGCTGGGCATGGGGGTACCGCTGCTGCTGATCGTGACCCTGGGCAATCGCTTCCTGCCACGCCCTGGCGCCTGGATGAACCTGGTCAAAGGCATCTTCGGCTTCGTGTTCCTGGCCATGGCGCTGTACACGGTGCGCAGCCTGCTGCCAGCCAGCTTGCTGTTGGCCCTGAGCGGGGCCTGGCTGATCGCACTGGGCTGGACCGCCTGGCCTGCGTTGCAGCGCCTTCCGGCGCTGCGCATTGCGCCGTTGCTGGCGACCTTGTGGGGCGGCCTGCTGTTGATCGGGGCCGCTGCCGGCGGCAGTGACCTATGGCAACCGCTGCGCCCCTTTGCGGGTGGGACTGCAGTCGCCACCGCCTCGCCTGCCCACGATGCCTTCGTCACCGTGAGCACGCCCGAGGCGTTGCAACGGGAACTGGACGCGGCCAAAAGCCGTAACCAGTGGGTACTGCTCGATTACTACGCCGACTGGTGCGTGGCGTGCAAGGTCATGGAAACGCAGGTGTTCAGCCGCAGCGACGTCCAGGCCGAACTGGCCGGCGTGCACCTGCTGCGCCTGGACGTGACCACCGATACGCCGGCCAGCAAGGCGCTGTTGCAGCGTTACCAGGTGCCTGGTCCGCCTACCCTGATCTGGCTTGGGCCAGAAGGCCAGGAGCGGCGGGCAAGGCGCATCACCGGAGAAGTGGATGCCGCCACCTTCTTGCAACAGTGGACCCTTACCCGGAGCCAGGGCTGA
- a CDS encoding xanthine dehydrogenase family protein molybdopterin-binding subunit, producing MSNRDISRRAFLQGGLIAGVGVTMAPLGSQAFAALLEDRVTASPLKWMNHDGKARFRNDALSKVCGNKVFARDIRAKDMPGWPAQQGHALLLKATKADRLYEGHDLSLLGAELQPDRIVTAADLERDGIAWPEAHSPDPLLPPGKVPMFIGHPVALLIWHDFERFRQAKRLLQFNDQVIRYGAQAPLYQRDPYGSFRFVRVGGATPFDEDEFSSLKDSPLFPTILNRKPVWSKSPNQHGDLTQQGLFYANRMAEQLANPPEDWLVFDERFKTPSIEPAALEPDNGNGWFDVASGTLHFVVATQCPFEAAQECVHMIKPSRFGLKHLNMHPGYTVGYGSKDNNIFVFYAAVAALYGEGVPVRLANDRYEQFQSGIKRHAFDIRYQLAVDKKDNSFKIFRADMSCDGGGRINYSPSVAAVGATAAQSIYYMPQNDLAVTAYHSRAVEAGSMRGYGTLQSMAATEMMVDEVAGRLGVDAIDLRRNNALKSGMKNTQGAVPAGALRLHEILDKAAQHEGWRERDARKQRREASDPDHWYGTGFAICQKDFGTGAEAPMASIEFSRDGRISLRHIGTELGTGMSTSQALVVSDFLGRSADDVLTAVTEWPELQLSTSGNPYLISQAEQDAALRNPRWVGKLASPSSATNSAFYFSHATREAARALFNHGLWPAAMAIWTQGPHGGQANPLVVRRENAVWVNGELTGNGLAPIPFAQLAEKAHAMGLVTGVSVHGFNRWSWAESDFVIDGVRERFPLDALAVKYGDGAANAKKAQMTSSGYHLLDRQNPAYPDTQLNNAMVTYYSPVATLVEVKVNKGTHQVQVLDHHSWVECGRVLVPELVKGQLEGGIAMGIGHALTEEMPLYEGGPGEGDWNFNRYRLPHARDVAVWTQSSEILPPLSPTDPSKGIAEVVMIPIVGAIGNAVAHAIGKRVRDLPITPARIQEALNG from the coding sequence ATGTCCAACCGTGATATTTCTCGGCGCGCCTTCCTGCAAGGCGGCCTGATCGCTGGCGTCGGCGTGACGATGGCGCCGCTTGGCAGCCAGGCGTTCGCCGCGCTGCTGGAGGACCGGGTTACCGCCTCGCCGCTCAAATGGATGAACCATGATGGCAAGGCGCGCTTTCGTAACGACGCGTTGTCGAAAGTCTGTGGCAACAAGGTCTTCGCCCGTGACATTCGTGCCAAGGACATGCCCGGCTGGCCTGCGCAGCAAGGCCATGCACTGTTGCTCAAGGCCACCAAGGCCGACCGCCTCTACGAAGGCCACGACCTCAGCCTGCTGGGTGCCGAGTTGCAGCCGGACCGCATCGTCACCGCTGCCGACCTGGAACGCGACGGCATAGCCTGGCCCGAGGCGCATTCGCCAGACCCACTCTTGCCCCCTGGCAAGGTACCGATGTTCATCGGCCATCCGGTCGCGCTGCTGATCTGGCACGACTTCGAGCGCTTCCGTCAGGCCAAGCGCTTGCTGCAATTCAACGACCAGGTGATTCGCTACGGTGCCCAGGCGCCGTTGTACCAGCGTGACCCCTACGGCAGTTTCCGCTTCGTGCGGGTAGGCGGTGCCACCCCGTTCGACGAGGACGAATTCTCCAGCCTGAAGGATTCGCCGCTGTTTCCCACCATCCTCAACCGCAAGCCGGTGTGGTCCAAATCGCCCAACCAACACGGCGACCTGACCCAGCAGGGCCTGTTCTACGCCAACCGCATGGCCGAACAGCTGGCCAACCCGCCCGAGGACTGGCTGGTCTTCGACGAGCGCTTCAAGACCCCCTCCATCGAGCCGGCGGCCTTGGAGCCAGACAACGGCAACGGCTGGTTCGACGTGGCCAGCGGCACCCTGCATTTCGTCGTGGCGACCCAGTGCCCGTTCGAGGCCGCGCAGGAATGCGTGCACATGATCAAGCCGTCACGCTTTGGTCTCAAGCACTTGAACATGCACCCAGGCTACACCGTTGGCTACGGGTCCAAGGACAACAACATCTTCGTCTTCTACGCTGCCGTGGCGGCGCTGTACGGCGAGGGCGTGCCGGTGCGCCTGGCCAACGACCGCTACGAGCAATTCCAGAGCGGCATCAAGCGCCACGCTTTCGACATCCGCTACCAACTGGCGGTGGACAAGAAGGACAACAGCTTCAAGATCTTCCGTGCCGACATGAGCTGTGACGGCGGCGGTCGCATCAACTACAGCCCCTCCGTCGCCGCCGTGGGCGCGACCGCTGCCCAGTCGATCTACTACATGCCGCAGAACGATCTAGCAGTCACTGCCTATCATTCGCGGGCAGTGGAAGCCGGTTCCATGCGCGGTTACGGCACCCTGCAAAGCATGGCCGCCACCGAGATGATGGTCGACGAAGTGGCCGGCCGCCTGGGCGTCGATGCCATCGACCTGCGGCGCAACAATGCCCTGAAGTCGGGTATGAAGAACACCCAGGGTGCGGTGCCAGCCGGTGCATTGCGCCTGCACGAGATCCTCGACAAGGCGGCTCAGCACGAAGGCTGGCGTGAACGTGATGCCCGCAAGCAACGGCGCGAGGCCAGCGACCCGGATCACTGGTACGGCACCGGCTTTGCCATCTGCCAGAAAGACTTCGGCACCGGCGCCGAAGCGCCGATGGCCAGCATCGAGTTCAGCCGCGACGGGCGCATCAGCCTGCGCCACATCGGCACCGAGCTGGGCACCGGCATGTCCACCTCCCAGGCGCTGGTGGTCAGCGATTTCCTGGGCCGTTCGGCCGACGACGTGCTCACGGCCGTCACCGAGTGGCCCGAGCTGCAACTGTCCACCAGCGGCAACCCGTACCTGATCAGCCAGGCCGAACAGGATGCCGCCCTGCGTAACCCGCGCTGGGTTGGCAAACTGGCCTCACCCTCGTCGGCGACCAACTCGGCGTTCTACTTCAGCCATGCCACTCGCGAGGCAGCTCGCGCGTTGTTCAATCACGGCCTATGGCCTGCTGCCATGGCTATCTGGACCCAGGGCCCGCATGGCGGCCAGGCCAACCCGTTGGTGGTGCGTCGGGAAAACGCTGTGTGGGTCAACGGTGAGCTGACCGGCAACGGCCTGGCGCCTATTCCCTTTGCGCAGCTGGCCGAAAAGGCCCATGCCATGGGCCTGGTGACAGGCGTGAGCGTGCACGGCTTCAACCGCTGGAGCTGGGCTGAGTCCGACTTCGTCATCGACGGCGTGCGTGAACGTTTCCCGCTCGACGCGTTGGCTGTGAAGTACGGCGACGGCGCCGCTAATGCCAAGAAGGCGCAGATGACCAGCAGCGGCTACCACCTGCTCGACCGTCAGAACCCCGCCTACCCCGATACTCAGTTGAACAACGCCATGGTCACCTATTACAGCCCGGTCGCCACCTTGGTGGAGGTCAAGGTGAACAAGGGCACGCATCAGGTGCAGGTGCTCGATCACCACAGTTGGGTCGAATGCGGCCGCGTGTTGGTGCCTGAACTGGTCAAGGGCCAGCTCGAAGGCGGCATTGCCATGGGCATCGGCCATGCGCTGACTGAGGAAATGCCGTTGTACGAAGGCGGGCCGGGGGAGGGCGACTGGAACTTCAACCGCTACCGCCTGCCGCACGCGCGTGATGTGGCGGTATGGACGCAAAGCAGCGAGATCCTCCCGCCGCTTTCACCCACCGACCCGTCCAAAGGCATCGCCGAGGTGGTGATGATCCCGATCGTCGGTGCCATCGGCAATGCCGTGGCCCATGCCATCGGCAAGCGCGTACGCGATCTTCCCATTACCCCAGCCCGTATCCAGGAGGCCCTCAATGGCTAA